The nucleotide window ACGTTAAAAACAAGGTTTCGGTATATTTTTTTAGGAAAACTACCTCTTGAACGAAAGTACCGTCCTAAAATCATCGAATACTTTTATTTATTTATTGGAAATTTTGTAATTTCTACTTTTTGAGTATTAGTTTTATTAGCTTTTGGAAAATATGAATGGAAAATTTCCGAAAATTGAAGTCTAATTTTATCTAACGAATTTAGTAGTTATTTTTGAAAATTCATAATATCTATTAGCATAACAGCTTGAGTTGTCAATATTTTCTTATGTATTCACTTGATTTACATTCTTTCAAAAACTGAAGATTATAAATGGGTGACATTTTTGTCAATTTTTACTAATATTTTTCCCTTTTTTAGCTTTTTTAGCTTAATTATTTCAGTTTTTGGCTTTTTTAAACACAAAATTGTTTTTAAATAGATGTAAAAGTGTTTTTTTTGAAAGGAATTATCATGAAGAAAATAACAAAATCAATTTTTGGAATGGTTTCTTTTAGCCCGCTTGCCTTAATAGCTTGTGGGGGTCCTGTAAACGAATTTGCACATAATAAAGAAATTATTGTCGCCGTTGACCCAGCCCAGACAAATTATTGAAAACAAAATATTGAAGAATTTAACAAAACTGATTCAGCAACAAAAAATGGCTTTAAAATTAGAACTATTTCCAAAAATGTCTTTTCAGCACTAGATTTTTCAACAGTTGGACATACAGACACAAACAATACACCCGATATTTTTTATGCACCTCAAGACCGAATTACCGACTTAGTCCAAGGTGGGGCAGTTTCTTATCTTAATGATTTTTTACCTAATTTATTTGATGAAATTACAGCTCAAATTGGCGCAACAGCGACAGAAAAAGAAAATATGAGAAATTTCGGGACTGTTTTTGGCCTAAAAGATAACAGAGTCCACTCAGAATTTGTTGGAATCCAACACAACAAAGAAGGAATTGTTCTAGCCTCAACAGAAAATGAAGACCAAACTCGGACAATTTTGCAAAATGCAGACACAGATTCGCTTGCCGAGCTTGTTGAAAAAGGTGAAGGTCTGTTTAGAATCCAAGACTTTTGGTACGGAAATGGTGTTCTTGCTGGTGCGCTTGAAAAAATTGCCCAGCGCGAAAATTTAAAAGACGAAGACGGAAAACCGTTGAATTTAATGTCCAAATTATTATATACTAAAAATAATCAGTTTACTTCTGGTCTTCTTCATAGCGATATTGATCCGGTTGTTGATTCGAATTTAAAACCTGAAAACAATGAATACCAGCAGTATTTCCGTGAAGCTTTTAAATCAGTGGCAAAAATTTACTACCCAGTTTTTAAAGCTGCTTATGAAAGTGAAGCTGATTATAAAAATTCAATTTGGTCGAAAAAAGGAATTTCACAGGCAGATTTAGCACAAATTATTAAATCTGATATGAATGTTACCCAAAATACAATTTTTCGGCTAATGAAAGAAAAGAAACTAAAATTTGCAATTATTGGAACTTGAGATGTGCAAAACTCAGAAAAATCTGCAAATGCCAAGTCTTTTTTTAACATAACAAAAGCAACTAATGAAACTGATTTTAAACAAGCACTAGGTTCCTGATCTTTTTTGATCAACTCACGAAATAATTCATCTTCTCCTGAGCGAAAACAGGCCCTAAATGATCTTTTTAAAATAATGTTTTCGGCTAAAACAAACACCGCTTATTTCCAAGATGATTCAAAAATTCCGTTTGTAAAAGCGCTAACAAATCAAATCAAACAGGAAGTTGAAAAAATTAATCAACCTCTTAGTGTCAAGTTTGAAACACTTAAAAAAGACTTAGGGTATACAGACGATAATGAAATTGAAAATGCAATAAATGCCCAAATTCAAAAAACAGCAAATCCAAAATATATTAATCAAACAGTTGAGTCAAATTGAGACAAAACAACAAATCCAGATGCTAGCTCAGAAGAAAATTATCTCACTTTTGGCGCTAGAATTGAAACAGACAATCTTGATGCCAGCCTAGTTGAAAGTGCTAATAAAATTAACAGTTTAATTGAAAAATACCAAAAATTTGCCGCAATCCGTAATACTTTGGCAACAATTTTTGGCCAAACAGATTTATCTAAATTCACCGGAAATGGTGAGAGCTGACAAATTGATCAGAGTTTTTTCAAAGTTGGAATTAAAGATGCAAAAGCTGGAAAATACGATCTTGATATTTCCCAAAGTGATACTACCGCTCATGTTCGTAAAGTTGAGGCTTTCCTTTTTGGTGCAAATGGTGATGAACAATCTGAAAAAGACCAAAAAATTGAAAAATACAGTAAATTAATTCTTGACAACAATCATGATCTTACAAAACTTGAGGCAAGTATTACTGCTGAAATTAAAGAAATTCAAGAAAAAGCAAAATTAATTGCCAAAAATCCAGCTGCTGATGCAACAATTGAAAAAATTGCGCGTGCTTATTTAAATAATTATGTTAGTGCTGCCCTAATTCGCTCATTTGTTAGCCCTGAGACAATTAAGCAAACAAAAGCACAAAAAACTACCACAAAATCAGGTCAAACTGTTGACAAATACACCTTAGGTGATGCTGAAAAAATTATTAGTGAATACTTAAAATCAAAAAGTTTTGACAAAATTCTTAACGTAATTGACTCAGATAAGACAATTGAAAACCAAGGTGTTGGAATTCTTAATACTGATAATTCCCGTTTTGATCGCTCAAATCCGCAATTTAGTTCAACAGTTTGGGGTGCTTGAAATGATCAAACTTTTGGTTCAGAAGTTTTCCACAAAAGTGTTTTGGGCAAAATTAAAAACGAAGAAGATTTTGCCAAAATATTTTTTGACAAAGTTGCAATTGAATACTACAAAAAAATTCTTCTTGCAAACCAAGGAACTAGCAGGGTTATTGTAAATTTTAGTTAAAAATGGGGCCTGTTTTTAAATTTAAGATTAGTATACCAAAGTCACATTTTTATTCGCTAATTAGTTTAAGTGCTTTTTTATCAATCGCACTTATTAGTTGAATTTTAATCCCTTTTGTTTTTGGGACGCATTTAGATCAAATCAGTAAAACAAATCAGGAAAATCAACGCGAAATTTTAGCCTCAAATTTAGCAGCAGGAAAATTAAGTGCTTATATTGGGACAAATTTATTTGTGATTTTCTTTGGAATCTACCTTTTTTTGGCTTATTCAAAAGTAAAAATTGGCTATTTGTTCTACTTTTTTTGGATTTTTGTCTTTGGTTCAATGGCCGGATATCCTTATTTTCAAGGAGCGGAAAAATTAAACAGTGCTGAATTAATAAGCGGAATTTTTATCTCTATTTTTTGTGGGTTGATTGTTGCTGTGTTGATTTATTCAGTCTACATTTACCGACTTAAACGAATTATTTCAAAATACAAATTAGCTAATGGCGGTTTTAATGCATAAATTACAACTCTATAATTATTATGGCAAGAAATTTGACACTATTATTGATATTGAAGCTAAAACGCTAAAATCTTATTATCATAGTGCAAAAATTACGCACTCAAGATTTTTAGATAAGATCAAAATTCAAGAAAACATTGAAAAAGAGCTATTTTTACGGGCCAGGCAAACAATTCGCGATAATCTAAAACGCGAATTACATAGTCAAAAAATTGCCTTTAAAAATGAGCTAAAAGTTCTCAAAGACACTTATATTAAACTTAATTTTGCAGTTTCAGTCGAAAAATTGCTCAGTTTTGAAATTAAAAAAATCGAAAAAGAGCTCAAAAATCTTCGCAGTTGATTTAAAGATTTTTCAAAATCGCTCAACCAAACAGAAGATAGCCCGCAAGTCAAAGTTAAATTATTTGAAAAAACAAAAAAATCAACCTTAGAATCAGAAGTTGACTTAATAAAAAAGCACTTCATTTTCCAAGTTTGCCTAAATTATATTAGAAAATACCAAGATTTTGACTTTGATCTAAATAAAATTAGCCAACTTCTTGATGAAGACGGCAAAAAATTTTTAGCCCAATCAAAACTAAAAAGTGATTTTTTTGTCAATTTTTATCAGCAAATCAAGCAAAAACAAGAAGAACTCTTAAAAAAATCAGCTTTGGCTAAAAAAAATTACACTGAAACTAAAGAATTACAAACTGACTTATATAAAAAAAGAAAAGCAAATTTAGAACTCAAAGCAAAACAAAAAATAATTTCGCTCGAATATAGTTATAAAAATGCAATCGATTTCCTAAAACAGCAAGCAAATCAGCAAAATGCAGCCCAAAAGGAATTAATTAGCGAAAAAAAGCAGGAAATTATTGCTTTTGAGTCCAAAAATATTAGCAAACTAAATGAATTTAAGCACGAAATTAATGCCCAAATTAGTAAAATTAGTGTTCAAAAGCAAAAATATCTTGCCTTTAGTTTGTCACAGACAAAAATAAATTTCCTTGATCAGGCAATTAAATTATTTTACGACATTCAAAAAAATCAAAATTTTGAAATTCCTGATTTAGATATTTCCTTAGAAAATCACAGTCAAATTTTAAAAGACAAACAAGATTTTTTCCATAAATTAAAAGATGAAAATCAACAACTTTTTGATTTAATTAAAAGTCATTATTTTGGTTTTTATGGTAGTTTTTTGATAAAAAAACTGGCAAAATCAAGTCTAAAATGGCAAATTTTGCTCCAAAAAGCTAAATATTTAAAACAATATTCATACAAAGGCCATTATCTTCAAGATCTAGGTTGGGCAACTAGAGAAAAAACAATTGAAGACTTTAAGACACGGATAAAATTTATAAATGAAAAAATTCTTGCAAAATACGAGCTAAAAGTTTTAAAATCAAGTCCAGATTTTAAAACTCAGCAAGAAGAAATTAAAACAAAAATCAGTGAAATCAAGCAAAATTATGTCGAAACTGTTGCAAAAAACAAAAAAAGGCTCCAGCAAAACGAAATTGCTAAAACTGCCTTTAAAAACTTGCAAAAACAAGCCAAAATTGCAAGAACTGACCAAAAAAGAACGCTGTTTTTAAGCTCAAAAATAACAAAATTCAAGCAAATTCTCAAAACAAATAATTACCGTTATTTTAACGAACTAAAAGTTAACAAAAAAATTTATGAATCAAAAGCAAATGAAGCACTAAAATCTTATCCTGTTGAGACAATAAAAAACGTCCGTTTTATTAGCTTCTTTTTGAATTTAATCTTTCCAGGACTTGCTGAATTATTTGTATTTCGTCAGTTTATCAAAGGTTCTTTACTTTCAATTGTTAGTATAATTTGTTATGCTTTTATAATTCCCTTTTCATTTGGGGCTTACTGGTCAAAAATGGGCGGAATTCCGGGCTTTGCTGACTTAGGAGCAAATTTACACTCGCCCCGGGATGGTATTTTTACTGATGCACGTTTTTACCTTTTTGGTGGCGTCTTGTCGGTAATTTTAATGGCTTTTGTGCTAGTTTACTTTATAATTGGGGCAATTTCGGCCTGAAGAATTGCAAAAGCAATGGAAGCTGGGGTTGTTCCGGGAAAATGACTCTATTCAAAACAGTGACTCCAGACTACCGGATTTCCGTGAATGATTTCACTAATTGGTCATGCTTTAATGATTTTTATCGTTGCTGCACCAATAATTACTTCGGTTTTAATTTCTTTTACTGACTATGGTTACAATCATGCTGCCCCAGGTCAGACGGTCAACTGAGTTGGGCTTAAACAATGAGGAAAATGGTGAGATTATCGCCAACTTGGACTGTTTCAATCACTAGCTTCAGTTCTTGGTTGGACAGCAATTTGGACAGTTTTATCAACACTTTTTCCGATTGGTTTAGGAATTTTAATTGCAATTTTAACAAATTCTTCCCGAATTAAAGGTAAAAAGATTTTTCGCTTAATATTTATTTTACCCTGAGCAGTGCCGGCGTTTGTTTCTTTGTCTTTTATTCGTTCAATGTTTGCCGCTGATTCACAAGGTTATATTAATTTAATTTTAATTAATTTAGGACTTATTAAAGACGGAATTTCTTGACTAAACCAAATTGGTACGGCCCGAGTTTTACTGATTGTTGTCCAGACTTGAATTAGTTATGCCTTTATTTTTATGCTTGTTACCGGAAATCTGCAGGCAATTTCGGGCGAAATTTACGAAGCTGGTGCGGTTGATGGGGCTTCTAAATCGCAAATTTTCTGAAAACTGACGCTTCCCCAGCTACTTCTGGGAATTGCGCCGATGTTAATTGGACAATTTGTCGGCGCCTTTAATAACTTTACAACAATTTCAATTTTCACAGGCGGTGGGCCAGCTTATGCAAATGCCTCCCCATTTGGTGAGGCCTCAACTGACATTATTATTTCTTGAGTGTTTAAACTAACAACTCAAGGAATAAAAATTGACGGACACCAAGCTTTTGCCGCCGCACTTTCAACACTGGCAGCGCTAATTAGTATT belongs to Mesomycoplasma ovipneumoniae and includes:
- a CDS encoding ABC transporter permease subunit; amino-acid sequence: MHKLQLYNYYGKKFDTIIDIEAKTLKSYYHSAKITHSRFLDKIKIQENIEKELFLRARQTIRDNLKRELHSQKIAFKNELKVLKDTYIKLNFAVSVEKLLSFEIKKIEKELKNLRSWFKDFSKSLNQTEDSPQVKVKLFEKTKKSTLESEVDLIKKHFIFQVCLNYIRKYQDFDFDLNKISQLLDEDGKKFLAQSKLKSDFFVNFYQQIKQKQEELLKKSALAKKNYTETKELQTDLYKKRKANLELKAKQKIISLEYSYKNAIDFLKQQANQQNAAQKELISEKKQEIIAFESKNISKLNEFKHEINAQISKISVQKQKYLAFSLSQTKINFLDQAIKLFYDIQKNQNFEIPDLDISLENHSQILKDKQDFFHKLKDENQQLFDLIKSHYFGFYGSFLIKKLAKSSLKWQILLQKAKYLKQYSYKGHYLQDLGWATREKTIEDFKTRIKFINEKILAKYELKVLKSSPDFKTQQEEIKTKISEIKQNYVETVAKNKKRLQQNEIAKTAFKNLQKQAKIARTDQKRTLFLSSKITKFKQILKTNNYRYFNELKVNKKIYESKANEALKSYPVETIKNVRFISFFLNLIFPGLAELFVFRQFIKGSLLSIVSIICYAFIIPFSFGAYWSKMGGIPGFADLGANLHSPRDGIFTDARFYLFGGVLSVILMAFVLVYFIIGAISAWRIAKAMEAGVVPGKWLYSKQWLQTTGFPWMISLIGHALMIFIVAAPIITSVLISFTDYGYNHAAPGQTVNWVGLKQWGKWWDYRQLGLFQSLASVLGWTAIWTVLSTLFPIGLGILIAILTNSSRIKGKKIFRLIFILPWAVPAFVSLSFIRSMFAADSQGYINLILINLGLIKDGISWLNQIGTARVLLIVVQTWISYAFIFMLVTGNLQAISGEIYEAGAVDGASKSQIFWKLTLPQLLLGIAPMLIGQFVGAFNNFTTISIFTGGGPAYANASPFGEASTDIIISWVFKLTTQGIKIDGHQAFAAALSTLAALISISFALRGFIKSMQRR